Proteins from a genomic interval of Canis lupus familiaris isolate Mischka breed German Shepherd chromosome 33, alternate assembly UU_Cfam_GSD_1.0, whole genome shotgun sequence:
- the RETNLB gene encoding resistin-like beta — MKTTCCFLLLILLQLMIPGTAPCSLDFILDTKIKETLSGLELHPSPTRRLSCVSVKNSGRLSSCPAGMIVTGCACGYGCGSWDIQGETTCHCQCSTIDWTTARCCHLT, encoded by the exons ATGAAGACCACTTGTTGCTTccttctcctcatcctcctccagcTGATGATCCCAGGGACTGCTCCGTGTTCCTTGGACTTCATTCTGGATACAAAGATAAAGGAAACCCTCAGTGGCTTAG AGTTACATCCTTCCCCAACACGAAGGTTGTCATGTGTCAGTGTCAAGAATTCAGGCAGACTGTCCTCCTGCCCTGCAG GGATGATTGTCACTGGCTGTGCCTGTGGCTATGGCTGTGGTTCCTGGGATATCCAGGGCGAAACTACATGCCACTGCCAGTGCAGCACTATCGACTGGACCACCGCTCGCTGCTGCCACCTGAcctga